A stretch of Hemicordylus capensis ecotype Gifberg chromosome 9, rHemCap1.1.pri, whole genome shotgun sequence DNA encodes these proteins:
- the ZFHX3 gene encoding zinc finger homeobox protein 3 isoform X2, which produces MKHQRSESLRKLQRLQKGLPEEEEEDLGQIFTIQKCPAPDAEEPVEATEGSHEAAADPEEPAKDLECAADKEPGRWTAQAPQAEKEATEPPASSRLVSFPSSSSEPPGTQWPQTSDESKLEQVYQCPYCKYSNADVNRLRVHAMTQHSVQPMLRCPLCQDMLSNKIHLQLHLTHLHSVSPDCVEKLILTVTTPEVMMPSSMFLPAALPDRDGNAGTEEPAQPPDPSEGLGKSLLPLENAERVAGEPKPLVPEPAPARDEAGFLCWKKGCSQVCKSSTALQAHFSEVHGKRPQLPVSDRHVYKYRCTQCSLAFKTIEKLQLHSQYHVIRAATMCCLCQRSFRTFQALKKHLETSHLELSEADIQQLYSGLLVNGDLLAMGDPSLAEEHTILVVEEEKEEESDLEDKQSPAGSDSGSVQEDSGSEPKRALPFRKGPNFTMEKFLDPSRPYKCTVCKESFTQKNILLVHYNSVSHLHKLKRALQESTTGQPEPTSSPDNKPFKCSTCSVAYSQSSTLEIHMRSVLHQTKARAAKLEAAGGGGGGSNGAGSGSGLSLGSSTPSPVSSCGAATSTPTPTAATPTFSMAHTSSATVAPPSASLLSQGSCESTGLPPLSTTSATPTAAAAATPSPSEPKEVHRKKLADMIASRQQQQQQQQQAAAHTLAQAQAQVQAQLQQELQQQAALLQSQLFSPALLPHFPMTTETLLQLQQQQQQHLLFPFYIPSAEFQLNAEVSLPVTSGTLTLTSTGAGLLDDLKVQLPQAGHPPVQQQQQQQQVPPGQLPPSHGVLLQQSQHPDKKAKAIAKEKEKEAQREREGVEKGEGSSASKEALPNSLKPKDKPEAAAAAAAAEPPLPPPRIASDARGNATKALLENFGFELVIQYNENKQKVQKKVGKPEQGDSLEKLECEACGKFFSNILILKSHQEHVHQQYFPFKQLERFAKQYREHYDQLYPLRPQTPEPPPPPLPPPPPVGPPQQPSTPTLPAPAPPIPSPSLAPAQPSLPLPQLSMPMELPIFSPLMMQTMPLQTLPAQLPPQLGPVDPLPADLAQLYQHQLNPSLLQQQQQQQQNKRPRTRITDDQLRVLRQYFDINNSPSEEQIKEMAEKSGLPQKVIKHWFRNTLFKERQRNKDSPYNFSNPPITSLEDLKVDSRPPSPEPQKQEYWGSKRSSRTRFTDYQLRVLQDFFDANAYPKDDEFEQLSNLLNLPTRVIVVWFQNARQKARKNYENQGEGKDGERRELTNDRYIRTSNLNYQCKKCSLIFQRIFDLIKHQKKLCYKDEDEEGQEDSQNEDSMDASELLTPTSSSCSTPMPAQAYSTPTASANAAAAASAFMPQVAAEADDPSASYSSKAEATDEKPKQPEPPSPQQQNQTPEKQMQPKREVGPPPPPEPGEQKAGSGHPKASPPTLPQPVQPPQCVLPQSSPTPSQLSHLPLKPLHTSTPQQLASLPPQLIPYQCDQCKLAFPSFEHWQEHQQLHFLSAQSQFIHPQFLDRTLEMPFMLFDPSNPLLASQLLSGSLPQLPMSSATSPSTPTSAMSTLKRKLEEKASVSPGENDSSTGGEEPQRDKRLRTTITPEQLEILYQKYLLDSNPTRKMLDHIAHEVGLKKRVVQVWFQNTRARERKGQFRAVGPAQAHRRCPFCRALFKAKTALEAHIRSRHWHEAKRAGYNLTLSAMLLDCDGGLQMKGDLFDGTGFSHLPPASSDSQGIPLSPVSKSLELSPRTLLSPSSIKVEGMEDFESPSMSSVNLSFDPAKLDNDDCSSVNTAITDTTTGDEGNADNDSATGIATEAKSTLGPSEGLTQAAMIAMSEYEDRLSSGLVSPAPSFYSKEYDNEGMVDYSETSSLADPCSPSPGTSGSAGKSGDSGDRPGQKRFRTQMTNLQLKVLKSCFNDYRTPTMLECEVLGNDIGLPKRVVQVWFQNARAKEKKSKLSMAKHFGINQTSYEGPKTECTLCGIKYSARLSVRDHIFSQQHISKVKDTIGSQLDKEKEYFDPATVRQLMAQQELDRIKKANEVLGLAAQQQGLFDSPPLQALNLPAAYPAALQGIPPVLLPGLNSPSLPGFTPSNTALTSPKSSLMGLPGTSIPSPGLPTSGLPNKQPSASLNSPTPAQATAAAAAAPQQPPPPPRKDKESEKAAKEKDKAPKGKGDSLLAPKRDKAEAPGPALPATLPAMEYSVEPAQLQALQAALNSDPAALLTSQFLPYFVPGFSPYYAPQIPGALQSGYLQPMYGMEGLFPYSPALSQALLGLSPSSLLQQYQQYQQSLQEALQQQQQQQQQQRQVLQQQQQQKLQQQQQQQPPPPKGSQTPVPSGAATPDKDPAKEPPHPEEQKNAPHEVSPHLPKPHEEPEAEGSSAAEPLCDPFMVPKVQYRLVCRKCQAGFSSQEAASDHLRSLCFSGQSVVNLQEMVLQVPAGSGGSYQCVACESTVCGDEALRQHLESAPHKHRTIPRAARNAKEHPSLLPHSACLPDPSTASTSQSAAHSTDSPSSPPSSASPHTSRKSWPPAVTRAPLGKPPPPPLPPPPLSSSSTVTSSSCSTSGVQPSMPTDDYLEESDSDLSQKSHGPASPAERPEAPSCPKDSGLASIEMDTFRL; this is translated from the exons GTGACCACGCCAGAGGTGATGATGCCCAGCAGCATGTTCCTGCCAGCCGCTCTGCCAGACCGAGACGGGAACGCCGGCACGGAGGAGCCAGCCCAGCCGCCCG ACCCCTCGGAGGGCTTGGGCAAAAGCCTGCTGCCTTTAGAGAATGCGGAGCGTGTGGCGGGAGAGCCGAAGCCGCTTGTGCCTGAGCCGGCCCCTGCCAGAGACGAGGCTGGCTTCCTCTGCTGGAAGAAGGGCTGCAGCCAGGTGTGCAAGAGCTCCACGGCCCTCCAGGCCCACTTCAGCGAGGTGCACGGCAAGCGGCCCCAGCTCCCGGTCTCCGACCGGCACGTCTACAAGTACCGCTGCACCCAGTGCAGCCTGGCCTTCAAAACCATCGAGAAGCTCCAGCTGCACTCCCAGTACCACGTCATCCGGGCAGCCACCATGTGCTGCCTTTGCCAGCGCAGCTTCCGCACCTTCCAAGCCCTCAAGAAGCACCTGGAGACGAGTCACCTGGAGCTGAGTGAGGCTGACATCCAGCAGCTGTACAGCGGGCTGCTGGTGAACGGCGACCTCTTGGCCATGGGGGACCCGTCCCTGGCTGAGGAGCACACCAtcctggtggtggaggaggagaaggaggaggagagcgacCTGGAGGACAAGCAGAGCCCCGCTGGGAGCGACTCCGGCTCGGTGCAGGAAGACTCCGGCTCCGAACCCAAGCGGGCCCTCCCCTTCCGCAAGGGCCCCAACTTCACCATGGAGAAGTTCCTGGACCCCTCCCGCCCCTACAAGTGCACCGTGTGCAAAGAGTCCTTCACCCAGAAGAACATCCTCCTGGTCCACTACAACTCCGTCTCTCACCTGCACAAGCTGAAGCGGGCCCTCCAGGAGTCGACCACCGGCCAGCCGGAGCCCACCAGCAGCCCCGACAACAAGCCCTTCAAGTGCAGCACCTGCAGCGTGGCCTACAGCCAGAGCTCCACCCTGGAGATCCACATGCGCTCCGTCCTGCACCAGACCAAGGCTCGAGCAGCCAAGCTGGAGGCtgcaggtggcggcggcggcggcagcaatggagcaggcagcggcagcggccTCTCGCTGGGCTCCTCCACCCCCAGCCCTGTGAGCAGCTGTGGTGccgccacctccacccccacccccaccgccgccacccCCACTTTCAGCATGGCCCACACGAGCAGCGCCACTGTGGCCCCCCCCTCGGCCAGCTTGCTCAGCCAGGGCTCCTGCGAGAGCACAGGGCTCCCACCGCTCAGTACCACCAGCGccacccccaccgctgctgctgctgccaccccgagCCCTTCAGAACCCAAAGAGGTCCACCGGAAGAAGCTGGCTGACATGATCgcttcccggcagcagcagcagcagcagcagcagcaggcggcagcCCACACCTTGGCGCAGGCCCAGGCCCAAGTGCAAGCGCAGCTGCAGCAGGAGTTGCAGCAGCAGGCGGCTCTCCTGCAGTCCCAGCTCTTCAGCCCCGCCCTCTTGCCGCACTTCCCGATGACCACCGAGACCCTCCTgcagctccagcagcagcagcagcagcacctgctcTTCCCCTTCTACATCCCCAGCGCTGAGTTCCAGCTGAACGCGGAAGTGAGCTTGCCTGTGACCAGCGGCACCCTGACCTTGACTAGCACCGGAGCCGGCCTGCTGGACGACTTGAAGGTGCAGCTCCCCCAGGCCGGCCACCCTccggtccagcagcagcagcagcagcagcaagtgcctCCAGGACAGCTGCCCCCGTCCCACGGTGTCCTGCTCCAGCAGAGCCAGCACCCGGACAAGAAAGCCAAGGCCATtgccaaggagaaggagaaggaagcccAGAGGGAGCGGGAGGGCGTGGAGAAGGGCGAGGGCAGCTCGGCCTCCAAGGAGGCCCTGCCCAACAGCTTGAAGCCCAAAGACAagccagaggcggcagcggcggcggcggcagcagagccccccctccctccgccccgTATTGCCTCGGATGCGCGAGGGAACGCCACCAAAGCCTTGCTGGAAAACTTTGGCTTTGAGCTGGTCATTCAGTACAACGAGAACAagcagaaggtgcagaagaaagtCGGGAAGCCTGAGCAGGGGGACAGCTTGGAGAAGCTGGAATGCGAAGCGTGTGGCAAATTCTTTTCCAACATCCTCATCCTGAAGAGCCACCAGGAGCACGTCCACCAGCAGTACTTCCCCTTCAAGCAGCTGGAGAGGTTTGCCAAGCAGTACCGCGAGCACTACGACCAGCTCTACCCGCTGCGGCCGCAAACGCCagagccgcccccgccccccctgccgcccccgccgcctGTGGGGCCCCCCCAGCAGCCTTCgacccccaccctgcctgctccAGCCCCGCCCATCCCTTCGCCCAGCCTTGCGCCAGCCCAGCCGTCCCTGCCCCTCCCGCAGCTCTCCATGCCGATGGAGCTGCCCATCTTCTCTCCCCTCATGATGCAGACCATGCCTTTGCAGACCTTGCCGGCCCAGCTGCCCCCCCAGCTGGGCCCGGTGGACCCTTTGCCTGCAGACCTGGCCCAGCTCTACCAGCACCAGCTCAACCCGAgtcttctgcagcagcagcagcagcagcagcagaacaagaGGCCCCGCACGCGGATCACGGACGACCAGCTCAGAGTCCTGAGGCAGTACTTTGACATCAACAATTCCCCCAGCGAGGAGCAGATCAAGGAGATGGCCGAGAAGTCCGGCCTGCCGCAGAAGGTGATCAAGCACTGGTTCCGGAACACGCTGTTCAAGGAGCGCCAGCGCAACAAGGACTCGCCCTACAACTTCAGCAACCCTCCCATTACCAGCCTGGAGGACCTGAAGGTGGACTCGCGGCCCCCTTCTCCggagcctcagaagcaggagtactggggcagcaagaggtccTCCAGGACTCGCTTCACGGACTACCAGCTCAGAGTCCTGCAAGACTTCTTTGATGCCAACGCTTACCCCAAGGATGACGAGTTTGAACAGCTCTCCAACCTGCTCAACCTCCCGACCCGGGTGATTGTGGTGTGGTTCCAGAATGCCCGCCAGAAGGCCCGGAAGAACTATGAGAATCAGGGGGAAGGCAAAGACGGGGAGCGGCGGGAGCTGACCAACGACAGGTACATCCGCACCAGCAACCTGAACTACCAGTGCAAGAAGTGCAGCCTCATCTTCCAGCGCATCTTTGACCTGATCAAGCACCAGAAGAAGCTGTGCTACAAAGACGAAGACGAAGAGGGGCAGGAGGACAGCCAGAACGAAGACTCCATGGATGCCTCAGAGCTCCTGACGCCAACCAGCTCCTCCTGCAGCACCCCAATGCCTGCCCAGGCCTACAGCACCCCCACAGCTTCCGCcaatgccgccgccgccgcctcagctTTCATGCCTCAGGTCGCCGCCGAGGCAGACGACCCCTCTGCCAGCTATAGTTCTAAAGCAGAAGCTACCGATGAGAAACCAAAGCAACCTGAACCTCCCAGTCCGCAGCAGCAAAACCAAACTCCAGAGAAGCAAATGCAACCAAAGCGGGAGGTggggccaccgccaccgccagaGCCAGGAGAGCAGAAGGCCGGCTCAGGGCACCCAAAGGcctccccccccactctgccACAGCCGGTCCAGCCTCCTCAGTGTGTCCTGCCCCagtccagccccaccccctcgcAGCTCTCCCACCTGCCCCTGAAGCCCCTCCACACATCCACCCCCCAGCAACTGGCCAGCCTGCCCCCTCAGCTCATCCCCTACCAGTGTGACCAGTGCAAGCTGGCCTTTCCCTCCTTTGAGCACTGGCAAGAGCATCAGCAGCTCCACTTCCTGAGTGCCCAGAGCCAGTTCATACACCCCCAGTTCCTGGACAGGACCCTCGAGATGCCTTTCATGCTCTTTGACCCCAGCAaccccctgctggccagccagctgctCTCGGGATCGCTCCCCCAGCTGCCCATGAGCTCGGCCACTTCGCCGTCCACCCCGACCTCCGCCATGAGCACCCTCAAGAGGAAGCTGGAAGAGAAGGCTAGCGTGAGTCCTGGAGAGAACGACAGCAGCACGGGGGGAGAGGAGCCCCAGAGGGACAAGCGTCTCCGGACCACCATCACACCGGAGCAGCTGGAAATCTTGTACCAGAAATACCTCCTGGATTCCAACCCCACCCGGAAGATGCTTGACCACATTGCACACGAGGTGGGCTTGAAGAAGCGGGTGGTGCAGGTTTGGTTCCAGAACACGCGAGCACGGGAACGCAAGGGGCAGTTCAGGGCTGTGGGGCCCGCCCAAGCCCACCGGCGATGCCCTTTCTGCCGGGCTCTCTTCAAAGCCAAGACAGCCCTGGAGGCGCACATCCGGTCCCGGCACTGGCACGAAGCCAAGCGGGCCGGGTACAACCTGACTTTGTCGGCCATGCTGTTGGATTGCGATGGCGGTCTCCAGATGAAGGGCGATCTCTTCGATGGAACAGGCTTCTCCCATCTGCCTCCCGCCAGCAGTGACAGCCAGGGCATTCCCCTCTCGCCAGTCAGCAAGTCCCTGGAACTCTCTCCTCGCACTCTTCTGAGCCCGTCATCCATCAAAGTGGAAGGGATGGAGGACTTTGAGAGCCCCTCCATGTCCTCCGTCAACCTCAGCTTTGACCCAGCCAAGCTGGACAATGACGACTGCTCCTCTGTCAACACAGCCATCACAGACACCACCACAGGTGACGAGGGCAACGCAGACAACGACAGCGCCACGGGGATCGCCACTGAAGCCAAAAGCACTTTGGGGCCAAGCGAGGGTCTGACCCAGGCCGCCATGATAGCAATGTCAGAGTATGAAGACAGGCTGTCTTCTGGCCTGGTCAGCCCAGCTCCTAGCTTCTACAGCAAAGAGTACGACAACGAAGGGATGGTGGACTACAGCGAGACCTCCAGCCTGGCCGATCCCTGCTCGCCCAGCCCTGGCACCAGTGGCTCGGCAGGCAAGTCTGGAGACAGCGGGGATCGGCCAGGACAGAAGCGCTTCCGCACTCAGATGACCAACCTCCAGCTCAAGGTCCTGAAATCTTGCTTTAATGACTACAGGACGCCGACCATGTTGGAGTGTGAGGTTCTGGGCAATGACATTGGCCTGCCCAAGAGAGTTGTTCAGGTCTGGTTCCAGAACGCTCGGGCCAAGGAGAAGAAGTCCAAGCTCAGCATGGCCAAGCATTTCGGCATCAACCAAACCAGCTACGAGGGACCCAAAACAGAGTGCACCTTGTGTGGCATCAAGTACAGCGCCCGCCTGTCTGTGCGTGACCACATCTTCTCTCAGCAGCACATCTCCAAAGTGAAGGACACCATCGGAAGCCAGCTGGACAAGGAGAAAGAATACTTTGATCCCGCGACCGTCCGCCAGCTGATGGCCCAGCAGGAGCTGGACCGGATCAAAAAGGCCAACGAGGTCCTAGGCCTGGCTGCTCAGCAGCAAGGCCTCTTCGACAGCCCTCCTCTGCAAGCCCTCAATCTTCCTGCCGCCTACCCAGCGGCCCTCCAGGGCATCCCTCCTGTCCTCTTGCCGGGCCTCAACAGCCCCTCCTTGCCTGGCTTCACCCCCTCCAACACAG CTTTAAcgtctcccaagtccagcctgaTGGGTCTCCCTGGCACAAGCATCCCCTCGCCCGGCCTCCCCACCTCTGGATTACCAAATAAGCAGCCCTCGGCCTCCCTGAACTCCCCCACCCCGGCACAAGccacggcggcggcagcggcagccccACAGCAGCCTCCGCCCCCGCCTCGGAAGGACAAGGAGAGCGAGAAGGCGGCGAAAGAGAAGGACAaggcacccaaggggaagggggatTCCCTGCTGGCCCCCAAGAGGGACAAAGCAGAAGCGCCCGGCCCGGCCCTTCCTGCCACGCTGCCTGCCATGGAGTACTCTGTGGAGCCCGCGCAGCTCCAGGCCCTGCAGGCAGCTCTGAATTCGGACCCAGCGGCTTTGTTGACAAGCCAGTTCCTCCCCTACTTTGTCCCTGGGTTTTCCCCCTACTACGCCCCGCAGATCCCAGGGGCCTTGCAGAGTGGCTACCTGCAGCCCATGTACGGCATGGAAGGGCTGTTTCCCTACAGCCCTGCTCTGTCGCAGGCCCTGCTCGGCTTGTCCCCCAGCTCCCTGCTGCAGCAGTACCAGCAATACCAACAGAGCCTGCAggaagcattgcagcagcagcagcagcagcagcagcagcagaggcaagtattgcagcagcagcagcagcagaaacttcagcagcagcagcagcagcagccgccgccgcccaaAGGAAGCCAAACCCCAGTCCCCTCGGGGGCTGCTACCCCAGACAAAGACCCTGCCAAAGAACCCCCCCATCCAGAAGAGCAGAAAAATGCACCCCACGAGgtgtccccccacctgcccaaacCCCACGAAGAGCCCGAAGCAGAAGGCAGCAGTGCGGCGGAGCCCCTCTGCGACCCCTTCATGGTTCCCAAGGTGCAGTACCGGCTGGTCTGCCGGAAGTGCCAGGCCGGCTTCAGCAGCCAGGAGGCGGCCAGCGACCACCTGAGGTCCCTCTGCTTCTCCGGCCAGTCTGTGGTGAATCTGCAAGAGATGGTGCTTCAGGTGCCTGCTGGCAGCGGCGGCTCGTACCAGTGTGTGGCGTGCGAGAGCACGGTGTGCGGGGACGAGGCCCTCCGGCAGCATCTCGAGTCTGCCCCGCACAAACACCGAACAATCCCAAGAGCAGCAAGAAACGCCAAAGAGCACCCCAGTCTATTACCTCACTCCGCCTGCCTCCCCGATCCCAGCACCGCATCTACCTCGCAGTCTGCCGCTCACTCAACTGACagcccctcctcacccccctcctCAGCTTCCCCCCACACCTCCAGAAAGTCTTGGCCTCCAGCGGTCACGCGGGCCCCCTTGGggaagccgccccccccgccgctgccgcctcctcctctctcctcatcTTCAACGGTTACCTCAAGTTCATGCAGCACCTCAGGGGTTCAGCCCTCGATGCCAACAGATGACTATTTGGAGGAGTCGGACTCTGATCTTAGCCAAAAGTCCCATGGACCGGCTAGCCCGGCGGAGAGGCCCGAGGCGCCCAGCTGCCCCAAGGACAGTGGTCTCGCGAGCATAGAAATGGACACCTTTCGATTGTAA
- the LOC128334500 gene encoding PH domain leucine-rich repeat protein phosphatase 1 yields MAGRFQAAAAAAEPARRGGAALSRESPRRGRPVRQEQHVGPAAGPAPPPAELPRSPRRRARRSPGEAAAAGRASARGGGGGGGKANGMVLHPEEGRLWKASSCLHAFQGSPCCRASENLDLLVLPCLERKGAQPQRASFKKASWAGVPGQTLLALRSLVFLLRV; encoded by the exons ATGGCGGGCCgcttccaagcagcagcagccgcagccgagCCTGCCCGGCGGGGGGGGGCCGCTCTCTCTCGGGAGTCTCCCCGGCGGGGCCGGCCTGTCCGCCAGGAGCAGCACGTGGGTCCGGCAGCtgggcccgcccccccccccgcagagttACCCCGAAGCCCCAGACGGCGGGCCCGGCGATCcccgggagaggcggcggcagcgggccggGCCTCAGCtagagggggcggcggcggcgg AGGAAAAGCAAACGGAATGGTCTTGCACCCAGAAGAAGGGAGGCTGTGGAAGGCCTCATCCTGCTTGCACGCtttccagggcagcccctgctgcAGGGCAAGTGAGAACCTTGATCTTCTTGTGCTGCCGTGCCTAGAGAGGAAGGGGGCTCAGCCGCAGAGGGCTTCCTTCAAAAAGGCTTCGTGGGCAGGGGtcccaggacagaccctgctggCACTCCGCTCCCTGGTGTTCCTTTTGAGAGTGTGA